One stretch of Suricata suricatta isolate VVHF042 chromosome 13, meerkat_22Aug2017_6uvM2_HiC, whole genome shotgun sequence DNA includes these proteins:
- the LOC115276012 gene encoding olfactory receptor 1L8-like: MERVNQTSSVSEFILLGLSSRPEDQQPLFILFLTMYLVTVTGNLLIILAIHSDPQLHTPMYFFLSFLSFTDICFTTTIVPRMLASFLSEKTISYAGCLTQMYFIYALGNTDSCLLAVMAFDCYVAICDPFHYVTTMNHHRCALLVAFSCSLPHLHSLLHTLLLNHLTFCDSSVIHHFLCDLSPLMKLSCSSTFVNEIVIMSEASVVLVTPFLCITFSYIRILITVLRIPSAAGKRKAFSTCGSHLTVVTLFYGSIFYVYLQPLSTYTARDHIATLVYTVLTSMLNPFIYSLRNKDLKQGLRKLMGRRKPQAAPS, encoded by the coding sequence ATGGAAAGAGTCAACCAAACCAGCAGTGTTTCCGAGTTCATCCTCCTGGGGCTCTCCTCCAGGCCTGAGGACCAGCAGCCACTCTTTATCCTCTTCCTCACCATGTACCTGGTCACCGTAACAGGGAACCTACTCATCATCCTCGCCATCCACTCTGACCCCCagctccacacccccatgtatttcttcttgagttttcTGTCCTTCACGGACATTTGCTTTACAACAACCATTGTCCCCAGGATGCTAGCGAGCTTCCTGTCAGAGAAGACCATCTCCTATGCTGGGTGTCTGACacagatgtattttatttatgctcTGGGCAACACTGACAGCTGCCTCTTGGCAGTCATGGCCTTTGActgctatgtggccatctgtgaCCCCTTCCACTATGTCACCACCATGAACCACCACCGCTGTGCGCTGCTGGTGGCCTTTTCCTGCTCACTTCCTCACCTCCACTCACTCCTACACACCCTGCTACTGAATCATCTCACCTTCTGTGACTCCAGTGTTATCCATCACTTCCTCTGTGACCTCAGCCCCCTGATGAAATTGTCCTGCTCCTCCACATTTGTCAATGAAATCGTGATAATGTCAGAAGCTTCTGTTGTTTTGGTGACCCCGTTTCTGTGCATTACTTTCTCTTATATACGAATCCTCATCACAGTTCTCAGGATCCCCTCAGCTGCTGGGAAACGCAAAGCTTTCTCCACCTGCGGCTCTCACCTCACTGTGGTAACTCTCTTTTATGGAAGCATCTTCTACGTCTATTTACAGCCCCTGTCCACCTACACTGCCAGGGACCACATAGCAACACTTGTCTACACAGTTCTTACCTCCATGCTAAACCCTTTTATCTACAGCTTGAGAAACAAAGACCTGAAACAGGGCCTGAGGAAGCTGATGGGCAGGAGGAAGCCCCAGGCAGCACCCTCTTGA